In Aedes albopictus strain Foshan chromosome 3, AalbF5, whole genome shotgun sequence, the following are encoded in one genomic region:
- the LOC109401617 gene encoding uncharacterized protein LOC109401617, which yields MLERCIKLEPLFTAAYLELVKLYSGLKAGQLLRRVVQLNPYDVDLRRQYGDWLMEQNLLLEAIVQYQEGLKIMETHQLSVIGACRALRRLGQHSRLHQLILRWQFIVRLSNGGIPIQTEIYLRDWSLKHELRNRAMIYDVGGSGAATGGGSGGASSTGPNSASTRSISHGSSHSSGRGSDVVRAEGSVDCGASFDVCSSPTDPAVRSHSSVESEISIRILRTPHCNLSEHLSGSLKNCKIPPGSPSSPSQTASRVKSSSSRGGDGKTTGKHKKWPKSRHKSKGPTPTVTDSSASSELEPSSGDLSPLLVSNILDKL from the exons ATGCTGGAGCGATGCATCAAGCTGGAACCACTATTCACCGCGGCTTATCTGGAATTGGTGAAATTATACAGCGGTTTGAAGGCTGGCCAGCTGTTGCGGCGAGTGGTCCAGCTGAACCCGTACGACGTGGACCTGCGCCGGCAGTACGGCGACTGGCTGATGGAGCAGA ATTTGCTGCTGGAGGCCATTGTCCAGTACCAGGAAGGTCTTAAAATAATGGAAACACATCAATTATCGGTAATCGGAGCCTGTCGGGCGCTTCGCCGGCTCGGCCAACACTCACGACTCCATCAGCTGATACTGAG ATGGCAATTTATAGTGCGCTTATCGAACGGTGGCATTCCGATACAGACCGAGATCTATCTTCGTGATTGGAGCCTGAAGCACGAGCTCCGGAACCGGGCCATGATCTACGATGTTGGCGGAAGCGGGGCTGCGACAGGTGGTGGTAGTGGCGGAGCAAGCAGTACTGGGCCCAATAGCGCAAGCACCCGAAGTATTTCGCATGGAAGCAGTCACAGCAGTGGGAGAGGGTCGGATGTTGTCCGGGCGGAAGGCAGTGTGGATTGT GGTGCATCTTTCGATGTTTGCTCAAGTCCCACCGATCCAGCCGTTCGCAGTCACTCGTCAGTGGAATCCGAAATCAGCATACGAATCCTCCGAACGCCTCACTGCAACCTTTCGGAACATCTCTCGGGATCGCTTAAAAATTGCAAAATACCTCCTGGGTCACCATCGTCGCCGTCACAGACGGCGTCCCGTGTGAAGTCGTCGTCATCCCGAGGAGGAGATGGTAAAACTACGGGGAAGCATAAAAAGTGGCCTAAATCGCGCCATAAGAGCAAAGGACCCACGCCTACAGTGACAGACTCATCGGCTTCGTCGGAGCTGGAACCTAGCTCGGGTGATTTGAGTCCCCTGTTGGTGTCCAACATACTGGATAAGCTATAA